From Micromonospora echinospora, one genomic window encodes:
- a CDS encoding RecB family exonuclease: MPERLFVCTPSKLGAYADCPRRYRYSYVDRPAPPKGPPWAHNSLGASVHTALKNWYALPVDRRRPEALAALLKGTWVRDGYRDDEQERVAYRRALSWLEAYVDTLDPADEPVGVERTVAAKTAVLALNGRADRIDSRPGPDGPELVIVDYKTGRAGQDADDARGSQALALYAYAAERVFRRPCRRVELHHLPTGTVAAHEHTPESLARQVGRAEDTARDIMAAERAVADGTEPDEAFPALPGTHCGWCDYRRTCPDGAQVPGREPWSAVERLTEAAPGD; this comes from the coding sequence ATGCCGGAGCGGCTCTTCGTCTGCACGCCGAGCAAGCTCGGGGCGTACGCCGACTGTCCCCGGCGCTACCGCTACTCCTACGTCGACCGTCCCGCCCCGCCGAAGGGGCCGCCGTGGGCACACAACTCGCTCGGCGCGAGCGTGCACACCGCCCTGAAGAACTGGTATGCCCTGCCCGTCGACCGGCGTCGCCCGGAGGCGCTGGCCGCCCTGCTCAAGGGCACCTGGGTCCGCGACGGCTACCGCGACGACGAGCAGGAACGGGTCGCCTACCGGCGGGCGCTGTCCTGGCTGGAGGCGTACGTCGACACCCTCGACCCGGCCGACGAGCCGGTCGGGGTGGAACGGACGGTGGCGGCGAAGACCGCCGTGCTGGCGCTCAACGGCCGCGCCGACCGGATCGACTCCCGCCCCGGCCCGGACGGCCCCGAGCTGGTCATCGTCGACTACAAGACCGGCCGCGCCGGGCAGGACGCCGACGACGCCCGGGGCTCCCAGGCGCTGGCCCTCTACGCGTACGCCGCCGAGCGGGTGTTCCGCCGGCCGTGCCGCCGGGTCGAGCTGCACCACCTGCCGACCGGCACGGTCGCCGCGCACGAGCACACCCCCGAGTCCCTCGCCCGGCAGGTCGGTCGGGCCGAGGACACCGCCCGGGACATCATGGCCGCCGAGCGGGCCGTCGCCGACGGGACCGAGCCCGACGAGGCGTTCCCCGCCCTCCCCGGCACGCACTGCGGCTGGTGCGACTACCGGCGGACCTGCCCCGACGGGGCGCAGGTCCCCGGCCGGGAGCCGTGGTCCGCCGTGGAGCGGCTCACCGAAGCCGCCCCCGGCGACTGA